The proteins below are encoded in one region of Myxococcales bacterium:
- the mfd gene encoding transcription-repair coupling factor gives MVKSSPIDLDFDPEHVNQEAALLALAKKQSWQLTGLAPGAAALLFSDLYKQTKRMQLWVCPDDTIAQRARENFGFFAQENTKKATLIYPGYEFSPYVEVIPDQNVAMQRLDALGRLCLGEQVSALFIGATAMLPKLPPPKTLQRFSLTLEQGQIVDRDDFISHLSHIGYLRVPAVEDPGSFSVRGSIVDVFSPTERTPARIEFDDDEVWLIKAIDVESQRALSTQPKTHIFPARLFSTAPHERSKAETSLRTLCDAVNFPSSKVRPLLDAVTTGRLFPGSDGFLPAYYDTLSSIHSYLPSDVQIILLDPPAIFDAWQSYWQNAQDDHDAKHAEKNPIFNMNELLDSPEQAIAYTTKAKTISINRRDVAKNAALPFEETRTASSKALHFGSTDQRELSTALSARRKTLGKKNVLTPLKQCIDDWHDYGFAVAVSARHQQQAERLASIFSHMGFEKPSLSSNFSKNRTSNDQTKQLQIVLGKLADGFIWPQQGLVFLTEEEIFGARSHRKSTTTVKKDKAFVQDLRTLKVGDYLVHHEHGIGVYRGLEKKSLMPTRMELMQGRQPLNIEVLVIEYAENAKLFLPVTRLSQVQKFSGQAGSKPKLDRLGGQSFSVKKKRVKKAVADLADKLLRLYAERALEKKQALGPATTDFSEFEASFAYEETPDQKQAIDDVLLDLERTIPMDRVVCGDVGFGKTEVAMRAAFRVAESGKQVALICPTTVLAQQHYQSFRDRFSNYPFSIGVLSRFVPKTTQSETLSQIKKGECDIVVGTHRLLSKDVHFKNLGLLIVDEEQRFGVTHKERLKELRTHIDVLTLTATPIPRTLQLAMGGVRDLSLITTAPSDRRAVRTFVSAWDDHLISDAIRRELNRGGQCFFVYNRVEGLYERSKRLAELVPEARVAVAHAQMKALALEKIMTDFVAGEIDVLCSTAIVESGLDIPKANTIIIDHAEMLGLSQLYQLRGRVGRSKERAYCFLLAPPMASLGEDARNRLEAMERFSHLGAGFSIASLDMDQRGAGDLLGAEQSGHVAAIGFDLFVHMLGDAVALLQGKSVEHPIDPELSLDVEHYIPEDYIDDVGLRLSFYQRLADVDSQSDMDEIAEEMQERFGPLPEVARQCFRVMGLKPVLRELYILGCEANRMRITLHLSENTKLDPVKLTTLIHQSPNSLTLSPDMKLSYRKSKKELHKQEDTVEFVLRVLDTLKQL, from the coding sequence TTGGTGAAAAGCTCTCCGATAGATTTAGACTTCGATCCCGAGCACGTTAACCAAGAAGCGGCGCTTTTAGCATTAGCTAAAAAGCAAAGCTGGCAACTGACCGGCCTAGCTCCAGGTGCGGCAGCCTTACTCTTCTCGGATTTGTACAAGCAGACGAAGCGCATGCAGCTATGGGTGTGCCCGGATGACACCATAGCCCAACGAGCTCGTGAAAATTTTGGCTTCTTTGCACAAGAAAACACTAAGAAAGCCACCCTCATCTACCCAGGATATGAATTTTCTCCCTACGTTGAGGTAATTCCCGACCAAAACGTGGCCATGCAACGCCTAGATGCACTTGGGAGGCTGTGTCTCGGCGAGCAAGTATCCGCACTTTTTATAGGCGCAACCGCCATGCTCCCCAAGCTCCCTCCACCAAAAACCTTACAGCGTTTTTCGCTTACACTTGAGCAGGGGCAAATCGTCGATCGTGATGATTTCATCAGTCACTTGTCCCACATTGGCTATCTTCGTGTCCCTGCTGTCGAAGATCCAGGAAGTTTCAGTGTCAGGGGAAGCATCGTTGATGTTTTTTCGCCCACCGAACGCACACCTGCACGTATTGAATTTGATGACGATGAAGTATGGCTCATCAAAGCCATCGATGTGGAATCCCAGCGGGCACTGTCGACACAGCCAAAGACGCATATTTTCCCCGCGCGCCTATTCAGCACAGCACCCCACGAGCGAAGCAAAGCCGAAACGAGTTTGCGAACGTTATGCGATGCAGTCAATTTTCCATCGAGTAAAGTCAGGCCCCTTCTCGATGCAGTAACAACCGGACGTCTTTTTCCAGGAAGCGACGGCTTTTTGCCTGCTTACTACGATACGCTGAGCAGCATCCATAGCTATCTGCCTTCCGATGTGCAGATCATTTTGCTGGATCCTCCAGCAATCTTCGATGCATGGCAAAGCTACTGGCAGAACGCTCAAGACGACCACGACGCAAAGCATGCTGAGAAGAATCCCATTTTCAACATGAATGAACTGCTCGACTCACCGGAGCAAGCTATCGCATACACAACAAAGGCAAAAACGATTTCGATAAACCGCCGAGATGTTGCAAAAAACGCCGCACTGCCTTTTGAAGAAACGCGCACAGCAAGCTCCAAAGCACTTCACTTTGGAAGCACGGATCAGCGCGAACTCAGCACAGCATTGAGCGCTCGCCGTAAAACTTTAGGAAAGAAGAATGTCCTTACGCCTCTGAAGCAATGCATCGACGATTGGCACGACTATGGCTTTGCTGTTGCGGTAAGTGCTAGGCATCAGCAGCAAGCGGAACGACTGGCTTCCATTTTTAGTCACATGGGTTTTGAAAAACCATCTCTTTCATCTAATTTCTCTAAAAACAGAACCTCTAACGACCAAACGAAACAACTTCAGATTGTGTTGGGAAAACTTGCAGACGGTTTTATCTGGCCCCAGCAGGGTCTTGTTTTCCTAACCGAAGAGGAAATCTTTGGCGCCCGCAGCCACCGCAAGTCCACAACGACCGTAAAAAAAGACAAAGCCTTTGTGCAGGATCTACGCACGCTCAAAGTCGGTGACTATCTAGTGCACCATGAGCACGGCATCGGCGTGTACCGTGGCTTGGAAAAAAAGTCGCTGATGCCAACGCGCATGGAATTAATGCAAGGCCGTCAGCCCCTTAATATCGAAGTGTTGGTCATCGAGTATGCCGAAAACGCAAAGCTCTTTTTACCGGTCACACGCCTAAGCCAAGTTCAAAAATTTTCGGGCCAAGCAGGCAGCAAGCCCAAACTTGATCGTTTGGGCGGCCAAAGTTTTTCGGTTAAGAAAAAGCGTGTAAAAAAAGCGGTCGCCGATTTGGCTGACAAGTTGCTACGACTTTACGCTGAACGTGCACTCGAAAAAAAGCAGGCTCTTGGCCCAGCAACTACCGACTTTTCAGAGTTCGAAGCAAGTTTCGCTTACGAAGAGACACCGGATCAGAAGCAGGCCATTGACGATGTGCTTTTGGATTTAGAACGCACCATTCCGATGGATCGCGTGGTCTGCGGCGACGTTGGCTTTGGAAAAACAGAAGTTGCCATGCGCGCAGCGTTTCGAGTAGCCGAATCCGGCAAGCAGGTCGCCTTGATATGCCCTACCACTGTATTGGCACAACAACACTACCAGAGTTTTAGAGATCGGTTTTCTAACTACCCTTTTTCCATCGGGGTACTTTCACGATTTGTGCCTAAAACAACTCAAAGCGAAACTTTATCTCAAATAAAAAAAGGAGAATGCGACATCGTCGTTGGCACTCACCGTCTGCTTTCAAAAGATGTCCATTTCAAAAACCTAGGACTACTTATCGTCGACGAGGAGCAGCGTTTTGGTGTTACGCACAAAGAGCGCCTCAAAGAACTACGGACCCACATCGATGTTTTGACGCTGACGGCGACACCTATTCCGCGCACCCTTCAACTTGCGATGGGCGGAGTGCGTGATCTTTCTCTTATTACCACGGCGCCCAGCGATAGACGCGCTGTACGGACTTTTGTTTCAGCCTGGGATGACCATCTTATCAGCGACGCAATTCGTCGCGAGCTCAACCGCGGAGGGCAGTGTTTTTTTGTCTACAACCGTGTCGAAGGTCTTTATGAACGGTCTAAACGTCTTGCAGAACTTGTTCCAGAAGCTCGCGTTGCCGTTGCTCACGCCCAGATGAAAGCGCTTGCGCTGGAAAAAATTATGACTGATTTTGTTGCAGGCGAGATTGATGTCCTTTGCTCCACGGCAATTGTTGAGAGCGGATTAGACATTCCCAAAGCCAACACCATCATCATCGATCATGCAGAAATGTTGGGACTGAGCCAGCTTTATCAACTTCGAGGCCGCGTAGGTCGTTCAAAAGAACGCGCCTACTGCTTCTTATTGGCTCCTCCTATGGCCAGCCTTGGCGAGGATGCGCGTAATCGCCTCGAGGCGATGGAGCGTTTCTCGCATCTCGGCGCTGGCTTTAGCATCGCATCACTCGACATGGATCAACGTGGCGCTGGGGACTTATTGGGTGCAGAACAAAGCGGGCATGTTGCAGCGATTGGCTTTGATCTCTTTGTCCACATGCTTGGAGATGCCGTAGCACTGCTGCAAGGCAAAAGCGTTGAGCATCCGATTGATCCTGAACTAAGCCTGGACGTCGAGCACTATATCCCGGAAGACTACATCGACGATGTCGGTTTACGCTTAAGTTTCTATCAGCGCCTAGCCGATGTCGACAGTCAATCCGACATGGACGAGATTGCGGAAGAAATGCAAGAACGTTTTGGACCACTCCCTGAGGTAGCTCGACAGTGTTTTCGCGTGATGGGCCTAAAACCTGTATTACGCGAACTCTACATTTTAGGGTGTGAAGCTAACCGCATGCGCATCACCTTGCACCTAAGTGAAAACACTAAACTCGACCCCGTTAAGCTCACTACGCTCATTCATCAATCCCCGAACAGCTTGACGCTGAGCCCTGACATGAAGCTAAGCTACCGCAAGAGCAAAAAAGAACTTCACAAACAAGAAGACACCGTTGAGTTTGTGCTTCGTGTTTTGGATACACTCAAGCAGCTCTAG
- a CDS encoding ferredoxin family protein → MPYIVAEPCIKCKYTDCVAVCPVDCFYEGKNSLVIHPDECIDCGACEPECPTKAIFDDSSVPEKWKPYIEINAVLSGAKEASDADTTGWPEHLVAAAEEDKLAAWPNINEQKEPMPGADEAAKIEDKTADFDPLGA, encoded by the coding sequence ATGCCTTATATTGTTGCAGAGCCTTGTATCAAATGTAAATACACCGACTGCGTCGCAGTTTGCCCAGTGGATTGTTTCTACGAAGGGAAAAACTCCCTCGTGATTCACCCTGATGAGTGCATTGATTGCGGCGCTTGTGAGCCGGAATGCCCTACCAAGGCAATTTTCGATGACTCATCCGTTCCTGAAAAATGGAAGCCCTATATCGAAATTAATGCCGTGCTATCCGGAGCCAAAGAAGCATCCGACGCTGACACAACAGGTTGGCCGGAGCATTTAGTAGCGGCCGCTGAAGAAGACAAGCTTGCCGCATGGCCAAATATCAACGAGCAAAAAGAGCCTATGCCAGGGGCTGATGAAGCCGCCAAAATTGAAGACAAAACTGCGGACTTCGACCCACTTGGCGCATAG
- a CDS encoding methyltransferase domain-containing protein translates to MSGADALSWKASSTLDAAEFDTLVAPRYILRIGASILDKIEAGSNESILDLACRTGSLTLELLKRLGPKARIIALESDPELLGIARSKAPKETGRRLFFGALSHPDQWRFEEEVFSTIVANLAFDELPSPEEDFRRIYRTLKNGGRIIVTRLCSGSFQEVLDMLRELSHEENNSRLTHRTETIAERYVNKEQFVDFFKALGFEISDVKEHEFSLSFDRPSDLFSDPVVRRVALQEWKWISEVSRDADTLFLNLEQRLKAYFEGQTIPLTLRFITLEAKKPTTPTPDQK, encoded by the coding sequence GTGTCCGGCGCCGATGCACTCAGCTGGAAAGCCAGCTCGACCCTGGATGCTGCTGAGTTCGACACCTTAGTAGCTCCCCGTTATATCTTGCGCATTGGGGCTTCGATTTTGGACAAGATTGAAGCGGGAAGTAACGAAAGCATTCTTGATTTGGCTTGCCGTACCGGCTCTTTGACCCTTGAGCTGCTAAAACGTCTTGGGCCTAAAGCCCGAATCATTGCCCTGGAAAGCGATCCAGAATTGCTTGGCATCGCACGCAGTAAAGCGCCCAAGGAAACCGGCCGACGTTTGTTTTTCGGGGCGCTTTCCCATCCAGATCAGTGGCGCTTTGAAGAAGAAGTCTTCAGCACCATCGTCGCCAACTTGGCCTTTGACGAGTTACCTAGTCCCGAGGAAGACTTTCGGCGAATCTATCGAACCCTAAAAAACGGCGGTCGCATTATCGTGACGCGACTTTGTTCCGGATCGTTTCAAGAAGTGCTCGATATGTTGCGTGAGCTTAGCCACGAAGAGAATAACTCGCGTCTTACGCACCGTACCGAGACCATCGCCGAGCGCTACGTCAATAAAGAACAATTCGTCGATTTTTTCAAAGCCCTTGGTTTCGAAATTAGCGATGTCAAAGAACACGAGTTTTCTCTTAGTTTCGATCGTCCTTCCGACCTGTTTTCCGATCCGGTCGTTCGTCGTGTAGCTCTTCAAGAATGGAAATGGATCAGTGAGGTTAGCCGCGACGCTGACACACTTTTCCTCAACCTTGAACAGCGCCTAAAAGCCTACTTCGAAGGCCAAACCATCCCCCTCACTCTCCGCTTCATCACCTTAGAAGCAAAAAAACCTACCACGCCAACCCCCGATCAAAAATAA
- a CDS encoding sigma 54-interacting transcriptional regulator, producing the protein MDDVKTEDSLQTGTFRGTQVRDDGTGPVLVAHRQRVVVVDGPDKGKEIEVNAPRLSIGAASSNDLSLSDPAVSRHHCEITVKDDRYVLRDLQSTNGTRLGDTPVLEAFLSPGSRIRIGYTEIIFEPKKKWVRIKEPIADHFGELYGCSNVMRSIFALLSKVSPTDLSVVLIGETGTGKELAARAIHQHSKRAKGPFVVVDCGAMSANLIESELFGHEKGAFTGADKLRAGAFEVANGGTIFLDEVGELPLDLQPKLLRVLERREIKRLGASKTMEVDVRVITATHRDLAQMIRNGRFREDIYYRLAEVILEMPALRDRREDIPLIIRHMLEQNQEKWGGISDIEPAAVEYLMGRPWSGNVRELRNVIRRAATLASGSTLKRNDLSAPPGARSTSVRPTGRASVRAAAIRPSSLPEVHSEARLTSPPLPRDLGVQLPIKEAREKWLEPMEREYLIRLVQRCDGDLGRAADEAGLHRKSLERLLRQRGIKASDLKGKS; encoded by the coding sequence ATGGACGACGTTAAGACTGAAGATTCTTTGCAGACAGGAACCTTCCGCGGCACTCAAGTACGTGACGATGGAACAGGGCCGGTGCTGGTGGCACATCGTCAGCGCGTTGTTGTTGTTGATGGGCCGGATAAAGGCAAAGAGATTGAAGTTAATGCGCCCCGTCTCTCCATAGGCGCAGCGTCCAGTAACGACCTTTCGCTCAGCGATCCTGCTGTAAGTCGTCATCATTGTGAGATTACCGTCAAAGATGATCGCTACGTCTTGCGGGATTTGCAATCGACCAATGGCACCCGGCTGGGTGACACCCCCGTCCTTGAGGCTTTTCTTAGCCCGGGCTCCAGAATCCGCATTGGCTATACGGAAATCATTTTTGAGCCGAAGAAAAAGTGGGTGCGCATTAAGGAGCCCATCGCGGATCATTTTGGTGAACTGTACGGCTGCTCCAATGTGATGCGTTCGATTTTTGCGCTGCTTTCGAAAGTCTCGCCGACAGACCTTTCGGTGGTGCTGATTGGTGAAACAGGCACGGGTAAGGAGCTTGCTGCACGTGCTATCCATCAGCACAGCAAACGCGCTAAAGGCCCTTTTGTCGTTGTCGATTGCGGCGCGATGAGTGCTAACCTGATCGAATCTGAGTTGTTTGGTCATGAAAAGGGCGCGTTTACCGGAGCTGACAAGCTTCGTGCGGGTGCTTTCGAAGTCGCAAACGGCGGCACCATCTTTTTGGATGAAGTCGGCGAGCTTCCTTTGGATTTGCAACCTAAGTTGTTGAGAGTGCTCGAACGCCGTGAGATTAAGCGCTTGGGTGCCTCTAAAACCATGGAAGTCGACGTGCGGGTGATTACAGCAACGCACCGTGACTTAGCTCAGATGATTCGCAACGGACGCTTCCGTGAAGATATCTACTACCGTCTTGCTGAAGTTATCTTAGAGATGCCAGCTCTGCGTGATCGTCGTGAAGATATTCCTTTGATCATTCGCCATATGCTTGAGCAGAACCAGGAAAAGTGGGGCGGTATTTCTGATATTGAACCTGCGGCTGTTGAGTACCTGATGGGACGTCCGTGGTCTGGTAACGTGCGCGAGCTTCGCAACGTGATTCGTCGTGCAGCTACGCTGGCTTCGGGCAGCACACTAAAACGCAATGATTTATCGGCTCCACCGGGGGCTCGCAGCACAAGCGTACGCCCCACGGGTCGCGCGAGCGTACGAGCGGCTGCGATACGTCCTTCTTCCCTTCCTGAGGTTCACTCCGAAGCTCGTTTGACCTCGCCTCCGCTTCCACGGGATCTCGGTGTGCAGCTGCCCATCAAAGAAGCTCGTGAAAAATGGCTTGAACCCATGGAACGTGAGTATCTGATCCGTTTGGTGCAACGCTGCGACGGGGATCTTGGCCGCGCCGCAGATGAAGCTGGTCTGCACCGTAAATCGCTTGAGCGTTTGCTGAGGCAGCGCGGCATCAAAGCTTCGGACCTAAAGGGTAAATCATAA
- a CDS encoding HEAT repeat domain-containing protein, translating to MDTQSLLESIYEADRRADAAETQLLDQSDTKQLASVLSEEVSKACQLADRDEAERRLRRLSDLCAQCPSNATIDALFQILDEESSNLRTIACEALLDLSYERYGEVARRIEARIATNHKGHSMQELPFIIAEVGEASALSLISQFLKHPDSETVAAAIEALASLGEPGAEPALQALAQDPRAVTLYDDDEELTTTIGDLASEALSLISPDEDLS from the coding sequence ATGGATACCCAATCACTTCTTGAATCGATTTACGAGGCCGATCGCAGAGCCGACGCAGCCGAAACTCAACTGCTTGACCAATCGGATACAAAACAACTTGCTTCTGTCCTAAGTGAGGAAGTGAGCAAAGCATGCCAACTCGCTGATCGCGACGAAGCAGAACGACGGCTTCGACGACTGAGCGATTTATGCGCGCAGTGTCCAAGCAACGCAACCATTGACGCTTTGTTTCAGATCTTAGACGAAGAGAGCTCCAACCTACGGACCATTGCGTGCGAGGCCTTATTGGATTTGTCCTATGAACGCTACGGCGAAGTCGCTCGGCGCATCGAAGCCAGGATCGCAACGAATCACAAGGGCCATAGCATGCAGGAGTTGCCGTTCATCATTGCTGAAGTTGGCGAAGCAAGTGCGCTTTCTTTGATAAGCCAATTTCTAAAGCATCCCGATTCAGAAACCGTCGCCGCCGCAATCGAAGCGCTTGCTTCGCTAGGTGAACCTGGCGCTGAGCCAGCCCTGCAGGCACTTGCTCAAGATCCACGAGCCGTTACTTTGTACGATGACGATGAGGAACTAACGACTACCATCGGGGATCTGGCCTCAGAAGCGCTCAGCCTGATCAGCCCAGACGAGGACCTTTCCTAG
- a CDS encoding trypsin-like peptidase domain-containing protein, which produces MLFNKSYIHLLLICSFAGACAERDYAVKESSDAVQGYVYDGLSNTVSIHYWCPDLLGTADAEVRATGVVLDPSTPYVLTAAHVLTAIGYIKSKCTAKMPKLEITYYGKMLPTKRVLPLSGAVVKTFYHPSVFRYGGVNGSDDWLRDTESPNTADLGLLQVDMSIQGLAQRESLPMDMQPISIADEAPSIPSTYYVDGTMADGAPLEQLDSAVTSAPRISKEYNFISSLYLSRFSTDLNETTDAGDSGAPVYQLQEGSVRLFAIHNLISHRTLSELQDHAVRDTVRTVMPYFLEYLEDLSASGDATLVARASRASRVDGQSFWGGVSAKEWIGKVVEQCSGQVDMDSDSCNARILCANPWNQEWGLKDGYCVPSCGQLGKQIAYRYLDLAKPEEFAGQSWRLAGVNGPQAIESYQSSPDPWVRLDSFQGFRVDAYGTWLYSPSAMTSDCDACFLRIGCVPNDDPGNGKIVECP; this is translated from the coding sequence GTGCTTTTCAATAAATCTTACATCCACCTCCTGTTGATATGCAGTTTCGCCGGTGCATGCGCAGAGCGGGACTATGCCGTAAAGGAAAGTTCCGATGCGGTGCAGGGCTATGTCTACGATGGACTAAGCAACACGGTATCTATTCACTATTGGTGCCCTGATTTGCTCGGGACTGCCGATGCGGAAGTGAGGGCTACAGGTGTTGTGCTTGATCCTTCAACCCCCTATGTTTTGACAGCGGCACACGTGCTGACGGCCATTGGCTATATTAAATCCAAATGCACGGCAAAAATGCCCAAGCTTGAAATTACCTATTATGGCAAGATGCTGCCCACTAAGCGAGTGCTTCCTCTTAGCGGTGCGGTTGTAAAAACATTTTATCACCCAAGCGTGTTTCGTTACGGAGGCGTTAACGGAAGTGACGATTGGCTTCGTGATACAGAAAGTCCAAACACCGCGGACCTTGGTCTTTTGCAAGTGGATATGAGTATTCAGGGGCTGGCTCAACGAGAGTCTCTGCCAATGGACATGCAGCCGATTTCGATTGCTGATGAAGCTCCTTCGATTCCCTCTACCTATTATGTGGACGGTACAATGGCAGACGGTGCTCCGTTAGAGCAACTCGATTCGGCGGTTACATCCGCTCCGCGTATTTCAAAAGAATACAACTTTATATCGTCACTCTATCTGAGTCGTTTTTCCACCGATTTGAATGAAACCACGGATGCTGGTGACTCTGGTGCGCCTGTCTATCAGCTACAGGAAGGGAGCGTAAGGCTTTTTGCCATTCACAATCTGATATCGCATCGAACATTAAGCGAACTTCAGGACCATGCAGTTCGCGATACGGTGCGCACGGTGATGCCCTATTTTCTGGAGTATCTGGAAGACCTCAGTGCGAGTGGCGACGCTACGCTCGTAGCGCGCGCCAGTCGTGCAAGTCGCGTCGATGGTCAATCCTTTTGGGGAGGGGTCTCTGCAAAGGAATGGATTGGAAAAGTGGTCGAACAATGCAGCGGTCAAGTCGACATGGACAGTGATAGTTGCAATGCCAGAATTCTTTGCGCTAACCCGTGGAATCAAGAATGGGGCTTGAAAGATGGCTACTGCGTGCCGAGCTGCGGTCAACTGGGAAAGCAGATTGCTTATCGCTACTTGGACCTTGCAAAACCGGAAGAGTTTGCGGGGCAAAGTTGGCGTTTGGCTGGTGTCAATGGTCCTCAAGCTATTGAAAGCTATCAATCGAGTCCCGACCCTTGGGTCCGTTTAGATAGTTTCCAAGGTTTTCGGGTCGATGCCTACGGCACCTGGCTATACTCACCAAGTGCAATGACTAGCGATTGCGATGCTTGCTTTTTGCGTATTGGCTGCGTTCCCAACGATGATCCCGGTAATGGAAAGATAGTCGAGTGTCCTTGA